The following are from one region of the Treponema denticola genome:
- a CDS encoding transglutaminase domain-containing protein has protein sequence MLTRYKLNFLLRILSWVMLSIIPSLYLFEILPHFVLPVWAIIVIFLCYRLQKKQIKLSASIILICLSLIIFLFLLLFLFKIISAEPFDILYLRLGVILPFLILQTIFISASTIYFYKNEKYRRYEPVIFFSIFALLFWTQGNFSMSIFEHPIYAVLFSLSFSAIEMLCLFLSFNFEKKIFTFFLFFLLFFTFIMTFVLKNYNESSSVNHGGLLQPTLFRFDFSDYLRLQSEIKMSDDLILVAHFDNDFSHNMLRRMYLSGWDSAKGFYEKKAPSEKAQIISLPKGRKDILHRAFSMREKVAQEYFFVNLSPSSFIAMDYPTQVIPYEIWDSSKFNGGYKVFSDAIFDFASDLYGEAFPSGDEDEGMSKVDLDFYTKIDDESFKLVHQTAEDITGDIPDYLDKILALQFYFTDGDFRYSLKPGKAPDGDQLKYFLTETKKGYCTYFAFSYALMLRSIGIPSRVAVGFFVQPESEVMNYYPVRANMAHAWVEVFFPYIGWVSFDPTTSQLAEGENINFGMNAGGEEFNSLLSEILEKRSEIKITEITEREDDVSNIGTYIKQFFKENISFFRFIIIIFLIIILVIYKARPHLVLKFSKNNRRIVLTAGKLFKKRKRNDEDIKEMNALIQKAKFAQECTIDDAKAAKNLLKNKTKKIIVLLAFCLISCFVFAENAESIVVEAEKAVEAENWELALSLLQDGIKKYPQNDSLFFKLGEIYHNKELYKPAYKILKKGLEINPENSSILFYISSCASSLNKYEEALMYIKNYLRLIPYDRFAASNYGWLCFKCHRPEEGIRFLLDNIERYGEDLSVYNSLGTLYNEMFDYEKSKEFYTKAIKGAEQVNRNYSGSVYYYNRSILESQFYRFDNAIEDARAALNMKERSSGYMILGELEERRNNFSQALSAYLSASADDDTPLSALSIISLYLTTGHIEKAEQYILNQLQNTSEAWISNYGLSVNEFKTNLYKIKKSLYIRKYNFEKTELKSGFLGWIKNFSNKINYKLKYTYYDAVFRLYSLKVAKEYKKNSTGDLSGNTNNLYTNTYYYNAFKGKGKKALKYLKKAESIETMFIPQSAGAYLADRAILEADLKLLNEGISKMDLEWEKHSLADLYAQGSKIAKKHSSQLYYLYLESLFDLNPAAFLEYDIKLPVKITVEIDKIENIKISAKKMKKLILSSRFIEDDNSKFFLQLTYSNKSLTFKLTDKNGYTLYSKNFPIEKLDKNGFKNSVNIFVKDIFTFKL, from the coding sequence ATGCTTACTCGATATAAGCTTAATTTTCTTTTACGTATACTCTCATGGGTGATGCTAAGTATTATTCCATCATTATATTTGTTTGAAATTTTGCCTCATTTTGTTCTTCCTGTCTGGGCTATTATTGTAATCTTTTTGTGTTATAGGCTCCAAAAAAAGCAGATAAAACTATCGGCATCTATTATTTTGATATGTTTAAGTTTGATTATTTTTTTGTTTTTACTTTTATTTTTATTTAAAATTATTTCAGCCGAACCTTTCGATATCCTATATTTAAGGCTGGGTGTTATTCTTCCTTTTTTGATATTACAAACTATTTTTATTTCTGCTTCTACTATTTATTTTTATAAAAATGAAAAATACCGCCGTTATGAGCCTGTAATTTTTTTTAGTATTTTTGCTCTTCTTTTTTGGACTCAAGGAAATTTTTCGATGTCCATTTTTGAACACCCGATATATGCGGTTTTATTTTCGCTTAGCTTTTCTGCAATAGAAATGCTTTGCCTTTTTTTATCTTTTAATTTTGAAAAAAAGATTTTTACATTTTTTTTGTTTTTTTTATTGTTTTTTACTTTTATAATGACTTTTGTATTAAAAAACTACAATGAATCCTCATCGGTTAATCATGGAGGTTTATTGCAGCCTACTCTCTTTAGATTTGATTTTTCCGATTATTTAAGATTGCAAAGTGAAATTAAAATGAGCGATGACCTTATTTTGGTTGCTCATTTTGATAATGATTTTTCTCACAATATGTTGAGGAGGATGTATCTTTCAGGCTGGGATTCTGCAAAAGGGTTTTATGAAAAAAAAGCTCCATCCGAAAAAGCTCAAATTATTTCTCTACCTAAGGGTCGAAAAGATATTTTGCATAGAGCCTTTTCTATGCGTGAAAAAGTTGCACAAGAATATTTTTTTGTAAATTTATCGCCCTCTTCCTTTATAGCTATGGATTATCCGACACAGGTAATTCCTTATGAGATTTGGGATAGTTCAAAATTTAACGGAGGATATAAGGTTTTCAGCGATGCAATATTTGATTTTGCATCGGATCTTTACGGTGAGGCATTTCCATCAGGAGATGAAGATGAGGGAATGTCGAAAGTAGATTTGGATTTTTATACTAAAATTGATGATGAAAGTTTTAAACTTGTACATCAAACAGCTGAAGATATAACCGGCGATATTCCCGATTATTTGGATAAAATTTTAGCACTTCAATTTTATTTTACGGATGGGGATTTTCGATATTCTCTAAAACCCGGAAAAGCTCCTGACGGTGATCAATTAAAATATTTTTTGACTGAAACAAAAAAAGGATACTGTACTTATTTTGCTTTTTCTTATGCTCTTATGCTTAGAAGTATAGGAATTCCGTCCCGAGTGGCGGTAGGATTTTTTGTTCAGCCCGAATCTGAAGTTATGAATTATTATCCGGTTCGGGCAAACATGGCTCACGCATGGGTTGAAGTTTTTTTTCCGTACATAGGCTGGGTTAGTTTCGATCCTACGACTTCTCAGCTTGCGGAAGGAGAAAATATTAACTTTGGTATGAATGCAGGAGGAGAGGAATTTAATTCTCTTTTAAGTGAGATTCTTGAAAAACGCAGTGAAATAAAAATTACGGAAATTACCGAAAGGGAAGATGATGTTTCAAATATAGGTACTTATATAAAACAATTTTTTAAAGAGAACATATCTTTTTTCAGATTTATTATAATTATTTTTTTGATTATAATACTTGTAATTTACAAGGCTCGGCCTCATCTTGTATTAAAATTTTCTAAGAATAACAGAAGAATTGTGCTTACAGCCGGTAAGTTATTTAAAAAAAGAAAACGGAATGATGAGGACATAAAAGAAATGAATGCGCTTATTCAAAAAGCGAAATTTGCACAGGAATGTACAATAGATGATGCAAAGGCTGCCAAAAATCTTTTAAAAAACAAAACAAAAAAGATTATTGTCTTGCTGGCTTTTTGCCTTATATCGTGCTTTGTATTTGCAGAAAATGCGGAAAGTATTGTTGTTGAGGCGGAAAAGGCAGTGGAAGCTGAAAATTGGGAGTTGGCCTTATCCCTTTTACAGGATGGAATAAAGAAGTATCCTCAAAATGACAGTTTATTTTTTAAGTTGGGAGAAATTTATCATAATAAAGAATTATATAAACCTGCATATAAAATATTAAAGAAGGGTTTGGAAATTAATCCTGAAAACAGCAGTATCTTATTTTATATTTCTAGTTGTGCATCCTCGTTAAATAAATATGAAGAAGCCTTGATGTATATTAAAAATTATTTACGTCTTATTCCTTATGATCGCTTTGCGGCTTCCAATTACGGCTGGCTATGTTTTAAATGTCATAGGCCTGAGGAAGGAATACGCTTTTTATTGGATAATATAGAGCGTTATGGCGAGGACTTATCGGTTTATAATTCTTTGGGCACATTATACAATGAAATGTTCGATTATGAGAAATCGAAAGAGTTTTATACAAAGGCAATAAAGGGAGCTGAACAAGTTAATAGAAATTATTCGGGTTCCGTTTATTATTATAATAGGTCTATTTTAGAAAGTCAATTTTATCGATTTGATAATGCAATAGAAGATGCGAGAGCTGCTTTAAATATGAAAGAACGTAGTTCGGGTTATATGATACTGGGTGAACTTGAAGAAAGAAGAAATAATTTTTCACAAGCCCTATCTGCATATCTTTCAGCATCCGCTGATGATGATACTCCTCTTTCAGCCTTAAGCATTATAAGTCTATATTTAACAACGGGTCATATTGAAAAGGCCGAACAATATATTTTAAACCAACTTCAAAACACCAGTGAAGCATGGATTTCAAATTACGGTTTGAGTGTAAACGAATTTAAAACCAATCTGTATAAAATTAAAAAATCATTATACATACGAAAATATAATTTTGAAAAAACCGAACTAAAATCAGGCTTTTTAGGTTGGATAAAAAATTTCAGCAATAAAATAAATTATAAATTAAAATATACATATTATGATGCTGTTTTTAGATTATACTCTTTAAAAGTTGCAAAGGAATATAAGAAAAACAGTACAGGAGACTTAAGCGGCAATACAAATAATCTTTATACAAACACTTACTATTATAATGCCTTTAAAGGAAAAGGGAAAAAGGCTTTAAAATATCTTAAAAAAGCCGAATCTATAGAAACTATGTTTATTCCGCAAAGTGCTGGTGCCTATCTTGCCGACCGGGCAATCCTGGAGGCCGATTTAAAACTACTCAATGAAGGTATTTCAAAAATGGATCTGGAATGGGAAAAACATAGTCTTGCGGACTTGTATGCCCAAGGAAGCAAAATTGCAAAAAAACATTCTTCACAGCTCTATTATCTTTACTTGGAATCTCTTTTTGATTTGAATCCTGCCGCCTTTTTGGAATATGATATAAAGTTACCTGTAAAAATAACCGTAGAAATAGACAAAATTGAAAATATAAAAATCAGTGCAAAGAAAATGAAAAAATTAATACTATCATCCCGTTTTATAGAAGACGATAATTCTAAATTTTTTCTTCAGCTGACATATTCCAATAAAAGTCTTACTTTTAAATTAACCGATAAAAACGGATATACTCTTTACAGCAAGAATTTTCCGATTGAAAAGTTAGATAAAAACGGATTTAAAAATTCCGTTAATATTTTTGTAAAGGATATTTTTACTTTCAAGTTATAA